The sequence ATACAAAGTCAAGAAGTTTTTTGCACATTGGGTGATGCAGTACTAAAATTAATATTAGTTGATCTGTTAGTAGATAAATTTGAAAACAGTGGATCGATAACTGAAGAAAAAAAGAAAATTGAGGACGAGAAAACACTTGCAGGTATAAGTAGAGTATTTTATATGGGCAAATTTATGATAACGAATGAGAGCGAGAGAGAACACGACAAAATCTATGATAACAACCGTAATCTTGCAGAAACTCTCGAGGCATTGATTGGGGCGATATATCGAGATGCAGGGTTTTGTGTTACGAAAGAAGTGATTATGAAATGGCCAGAGGTTGAAAAGCTTGTTGGCGGACGTGAAGGCTGAGCTGAAGAGAGAGTTTTGAATGGGTAGAACCGTCGCTACTTACCGGACCGTGCTCGAAGCGCTGATCAATGACTGGCAGGGTTTCAGAAGGGGCAGCGGAAAGAGAACCGGGAAGCGTTCGATCGACTGATGAACAAGGCCCGGTGCGTCAGAACCGTCACCGACGACTCTGGCGCAGTCTTCGACGTCTACAGGATCTCAGCTAAAGATCTCCTTCGCGTGATGATCAAGCAATCCTACCTAACACCAGCCCGACATGCGAAGGGGGGTTTGCATGGGTGAACCTATGACCAAAGCGCTTTATATGAAAAAATTGGATAGCTTTTATAGATGATGAAAAAATGGTCGTAACTGAAAAGAAGAAGAGACTGTGGTGGTTGGGCTTCCTGGGTTTTTTAGGATTTCAAGGATTTCTGGCGTTTAAAGTACATGAACCATTGTTGCTGTTTAACTTCTGTCTGTTTGCTTTTTTTACGTGGTTCTGGTATCTTAAAGAGGAACTAAAATATCTGGGCCTCCTTGGGATAATTGGTTTGGTTATAGCACTGCTCGGACTTCTAGGA is a genomic window of Methanomicrobia archaeon containing:
- a CDS encoding ribonuclease III family protein, which encodes MECKELEKTIGYTFKDKELLKRALTTNGWVNEQRSSDTNKIQSQEVFCTLGDAVLKLILVDLLVDKFENSGSITEEKKKIEDEKTLAGISRVFYMGKFMITNESEREHDKIYDNNRNLAETLEALIGAIYRDAGFCVTKEVIMKWPEVEKLVGGREG
- a CDS encoding DUF3796 domain-containing protein, translated to MVVTEKKKRLWWLGFLGFLGFQGFLAFKVHEPLLLFNFCLFAFFTWFWYLKEELKYLGLLGIIGLVIALLGLLGLIAV